The genomic interval GCGTTCAACATGCAGCGCAAGGAAGACAAGCTGCTGCTGCCGCTGATGCTCGGCGCGTTCCTCGGCATCGCCGTGGTGCTGTTCGTGATCGGCCTGTTCGTGCACCTGCAGTGGTTCTTCCTGCCGGTGGGTCTGCTGCTGGGCGCGCTGGTGGCGTTCATCATCTTCGGTCGCCGGGTACAGCGCAACGTGTACGCCAAGGCGGAGGGCCAGGCGGGCGCCGCCGCCTGGGTGCTGGACAATCTGCAGGGCAAGTGGCGTGTCACCCAGGGCGTCGCGGCGACCACTCAGCTCGACGCCGTGCACCGGGTGATCGGCCTGCCGGGTGTCATCCTGGTCGCCGAGGGTTCTCCGTCGCGCCTGAAATCCCTGCTGGCGCAAGAGAAGAAGAAGACCGCCCGGCTCGTCGGCGATACTCCGATCTACGACGTCGTCATCGGCAACGAGGAGGGCCAGGTCCCGCTCAAGGGCCTGCAGCGCTACCTCACCAAGCTCCCCCGCAATATCGACACCAAGCGCATGGACCTCATCGAGGGCCGCCTCTCGGCGCTCGCGACCCGCGGCGGCCCCGCTCTGCCGAAAGGCCCGCTGCCAAGCGGCGCGAAGATGCGTGGAATGCAGCGCACGATCCGCCGCCGCTGAAATCTCGCGTCAGGCCCGCGTCGAGTACTGCAGACGCGGGCCTTCGTATGCCGTCCTGGCGCTTCAGGACGCTGGGCTTCACAATGCCTGCCCGGCACTCCGCACTCCGACTTCGTATGTCGCGGAACTCCCTCGGTGGAGCGAGCATGCACGCGGTCAGCGGGCGCGGACGAGGGCGGTGCCGGTGGCGCGGTCGTGCATGCCGCGGCCGTCGGAGTCGGTGAACAGGGCGGGCACCACGAAGATCAGCAGCACCTGCCGGGCCAGGGCGCGCACGAATCCGACCGTGGCCTCGGCATCGATCCGGATCACCCGCAGGCGCAGGAAATACTGCCCCGGAGTGAACCCGAACAACGTCACCGTGACGACACCGATCACGAACCACACCAGCAGCGTGAGCGTGTTGATCGACCCGCCCCGCGCGATGATCGCGGCGATCCCCATGGCGATGAACCAGTCGACGAACAGCGCGACGATCCGCCGCAGCAATGACACCAGCGACCCGGCGCCGTCTTTCGGCAGCCCCAGCAGCTCCCCCGGATATTCGCCCGCACCCGGCTGGTCCGGGTCGGCCGCATCGGGTCCGGACAACCAGGAACCGGTGATTCGCGCCATGCCCCCAGCTTAGGCCGCGGGTCGGAGTCGACCGCATCACACCCGGGGGGCATCGCCCACGCGGTGCGCTGTCTCCGCGCGACTCACGAGCCGATGGTTGCGCGCGGGAAGCTCTCCGCCCCGGACACCGCGCGCGGGGTGGTTCTCAACACATGTTCGCCGGGTCTTCGCGCACACCGGTATCCGGGTAATGGCAGGATATGCGTGCTGGTCGGGCGTCGATCGGCCCCGGGCGCGGTATCGATCCGCTCGGTCCGGGGCAGACGCCTGCGGCTAGCAGTACGTGTAACACTGGCGAAACACAGTCTTGATTGTCGGGAAACACCGCGTCCATAGCGTTCATCTGCGACACCCAGCAATCGGCACAGGCTGGGAACCGATCCGTAAGGAGTACTAAGTGGCGTTCAGCACGGCCGACGAGGTCATCAAGTACATCAAGGAGGAGGAGCTGGAGTACGTCGACGTCCGGTTCACCGACCTCCCGGGTGTGCAGCAGCACTTCTCGATCCCGGCGAAGGCGTTCACCGCCGACCTGGCCGAGGAGGGCCTGGCATTCGACGGATCGTCGGTGCGCGGTTTCCAGTCGATCGACGAGTCGGACATGTTGCTGCTGCCCGACTTCAGCACCGCGCGCGTGGACCCGTTCCGGGCGGCGAAGACGCTGAACATGAACTTCTTCGTGCACGACCCGTTCACCCGCGAGGCCTACAGCCGCGACCCGCGCAACGTCGCCCGCAAGGCCGAGGAGTACCTGCGCAGCACCGGCATCGCCGACACCGCGTACTTCGGCCCCGAGGCGGAGTTCTACATCTTCGACTCGATCCGCTACGACTCGGCGATGAACGGCTCCTTCTACGAGATCGAGTCGGTCTCGGGTTCGTGGAACACCGGCGCGGAGTTCAACCCGGACGGCACCCTCAACCGCGGCTACAAGGTCCGCAACAAGGGCGGCTACTTCCCGGTCGCTCCGTACGACCACTACGTCGACCTGCGCGACAAGATCTCGACCAACCTGCAGAACGCCGGCTTCGAGCTGGAGCGCGGCCACCACGAGGTGGGCACCGCCGGACAGGCCGAGATCAACTACAAGTTCGACACCCTGCTGGCCGCCGCCGACGACCTGCAGCTGTTCAAGTACATCGTCAAGAACACCGCGTGGGCCGAGGGCAAGACCGTCACCTTCATGCCGAAGCCGCTGTTCGGCGACAACGGCTCGGGCATGCACGTGCACCAGTCGCTGTGGAAGGACGGCAAGCCGCTGTTCCACGACGAGGCCGGCTACGGCGGGCTGTCGGATCTGGCACGGCACTACATCGCCGGCATCCTGCACCACGCGCCGTCGCTGCTGGCGTTCACCAACCCGACGGTGAACTCCTACCACCGCCTGGTCCCGGGCTTCGAGGCCCCGATCAACCTGGTGTACTCGCAGCGCAACCGCTCCGCGGCCGTGCGCATCCCGGTCACCGGTAACAACCCGAAGGCCAAGCGCCTCGAGTTCCGCGCGCCGGACTCCTCGGGCAACCCGTACCTGGCCTTCGCCGCCATGATGATGGCCGGCCTGGACGGCATCAAGCGCAAGCTCGAGCCCGCGGCCCCGGTCGACAAGGACCTCTACGAGCTCCCGCCGGAGGAGGCCAAGAACATCCCGCAGGCCCCCACCAGCCTGGCGTCGGTCATCGACAAGCTGGAAGAGGACCACGAGTACCTCACCGAGGGCAACGTCTTCACCGAGGATCTGATCGAAACCTGGATCACCATCAAGCGCGAGCAGGAGATCGCCCCGGTCAACCTGCGCCCGCACCCCTACGAGTTCGAGCTGTACTTCGACGTGTAAGTCGTCGTACCGCAAGCATTCTCACGGAGCCCCAGCCGAGTCCGGCTGGGGCTCCGGCGTTCCCGGAGCGCCTGTGGTGTTCGCCGAAGCCGTCCACAATGCTGCCTGTAGCCGCGGATCATGGGACCGCGCGGCGGATTGCACGACCTCCGGATGTCCGCGGATCTCGAAGAGTCCGCCGGGACCGTAGTACTCGCCGCCGCGGGCGGTGGGGTCGGTGGCGGCGCGCAGGGTCGGCAGCGCACCCATGGCCGGGGTGCGGCCGAACAGCTTGGCAATGGCCAGGTTCGGGATGCGGAACCACGGTGGGGAATACCGGAAGACCTCGGTACTCGCGCCGCCGGGGTGGGCGGCCAGCGCGGCCACCGGGCGGCCCGCCGCGCGCAGCCTGCGATCCAGTTCGTAGGTGAACAGCAGGTTGGCAAGCTTGGAATCCGCGTATGGGCTGATGCCGCAAGGCTTTCCGGTCTCGTCGAAGCGTCCGAAGCGATGTCCGATGCTGCTCACGGTGACGACGCGACCGCCCGGCGCGAGCAGGTCCAGCAGCAGGACGGTGAGCGCGAAGTGGCCGATGTGGTTGATGCCGAACTGAACCTCGAGGCCGTCGGCGGTGTGACCGTCCAAGCCCGTGACTCCGGCATTGTTGATCAGCAGGTCGATCCGATCGTGGCGCCGGATCTCGGCGGCCGCCGTGCGGACGGATTCCAGCGACCCCAGGTCGAGCCGCACCGTCTCGACCGTCGCGCCCGGCGCCGCCGCGCGGATGCGCCGGGCCGCGTCGGCCGCCCGCTCGGGGTCGCGGCAGGCCAGCAGGACCGTCGCGCCCCTGGCCGCGAGCGCCCGTGCCGTCTCGTACCCGATTCCGGTATTCGCGCCGGTCACCACCGCGACCCGGCCGCGTTGATCCGGCATGTCCGCCTCTGTCCACATGTCCGCTCCTAAGATGAACCAACTGTTCATATTAAAAATGAACTACTCGTTCATGTATTGTCAAGAGCGACCGACGACAGGGAGCTTCCGATGACCGCACGAACGCCGCGCCGGGCCGACGCGCAACGCAATCGGGAGGCGATCCTGCGCGCTGCCCGCGACCTCGTGATCGCTCGCGGGCCGCAGGTCGGCATGGACGAGATCGCTTCCGCCGCAAGCGTTGCCGTCGGCACGCTGTACCGGCACTATCCGACGAAGCAGGACCTGATCGAGGCGATCGTCACCGAACTCGAAGCCCGGATCTCCGCCTCGCTGGACGACGCGGCCGCTCGCGTGCGCGCCCGCGAATCCACCGCGCTGGACGAGATCGTCCGCCTGCTCCACCAGGTCACGGTCGAACTGCGTGAGGAGCGGCTACTCCGGCACACCGTCACCGACCATGCGGGCGATGCCCTGCACCGGCTCCGGAACAATGCCGCCGCGGCGGTCGCACGGCTGATCGCCGCCGCCCATCGCGACCACAGCCTTTACGCCGATGTCACGGTCGACGACGTGATCCTCCTGCTCACCACCGCGCCGGACGACAACGCCACGCGCGCAACACAATCCCGCTGGCTGACCCTCGCGCGCCGCGCGCTGTCCCCCGAGCCGGACCAGGCTTCGGGCACACAGCAATGAACTCCCGAGGTTCACGACTCAGCGCTCCAGATGCGGGTTCAGCGGTCGAGGCCCCGCAATCCACGACCCGGCACTACAGGTGCGGGCACAGCGGTCGAGGCCCCGCAATCCACGACCCGGCACTACAGGTGCGGGCACAGCGGTCGAGGCCCCGCAATCCACGACCCGGCACTACAGGTGCGGGCACAGCGGTCGAGGCCCCGCAATCCACGACCCGGCACTACAGGTGCGGGCACAGCGGTCGAGGCCCCGCAATCCACGACCCGGCACTACAGGTGCGGGCACAGCGGTCGAGGCCCCGCAATCCACGACCCGGCACTACAGGTGCGGGCACAGCGGTCGAGGCCCCGCAATCCACGACCCGGCACTACAGGTGCGGGCACAGCGGTCGAGGCCCCGCAATCCACGACCCGGCACTACAGGTGCGGGCACAGCGGTCGAGGCCCCGCAATCCACGACCCGGCACTACAGGTGCGGGCACAGCGGTCGAGGCCCCGCAATCCACGACCCGGCACTACAGGTGCGGGCACAGCGGTCGAGGCCCCGCAATCCACGACCCGGCACTACAGGTGCGGGCACAGCGGTCGAGGCCCCGCAATCCACGACCCGGCACTACAGGTGCGGGCACAGCGGTCGAGGCCCCGCAATCCACGACCCGGCACTACAGGTGCGGGCACAGCGGTCGAGGCCCCGCAATCCACGACCCGGCACTACAGGTGCGGGCACAGCGGTCGAGGCCCCGCAATCCACGACCCGGCACTACAGGTGCGGGCTCAACGGTCGAGGCCCCGCAATCCACGACCCCGGGTATTTCAGGTGCGGGCTCAGCGGTCGAGGTGCGGATGGCAGCCGAGGGAGGCGCTGTACACGGCCGGGCGACGATCGGCGGCGGGGCGGGGCGTGCGCTCGGCACCACGGAACCGGCCGAGCGCGCGGCGGGCACGGTCACCGAGCGCGGGCAGCGAGGGACGGTTTTCGAAATGCGGAAGATGAACGTGGATCACAACAAACTCCCTTCACCGCCAACCGAGCGAGACCCCCATTCTTCCACCAATAGGTGGTCCGCACCGTCAATTTTCCCGCCCTTGCCGACCCCGAGATAGGGTGAGATGATTCGGTAGTAACTTTCTCATGTTGTCTAGTGGTCAGAGGAGATCACCATGACCGCGTCGGTAGCCCGGATCGACCGCACCGCCAGCGAACTTCCGCCCCGGCAGCCCTTCCGCCCGGGTACCAAGATGTGGGACGAGACGGGGCTGATCACCTTCTCGCTCACCGCCGGTTCGGCGTTCCTGCTGCAGACCATGGAGCCCACCATCGCCGCGGTCGTGGACGAGCACTCGACCTTCCGTACCGATCCGATGGGCCGTGCCACGCGCAGCCTCGCCTCGGTGATGATGTGGATCTACGGCGGCGAGGAGGCGCTGGCCGAGGCGGACCGGCTGCGCAAGATGCACGCGACGCTGAACACGGTCGACGCCGCGGGCGTCCAGCACAAGGCGCTGTCGTCCGGTCCGTGGGCGTGGGTGCTGCACACCGGCACATTCGCCTTCACCGAGGGCAACCGATACTTCACCCGCAAGCCACTCACCGCCGCGGAGAAGGACGAGTACTACCGCGAGACCGTGCAGTTGATGCGCAATTTCTCGGTGCCGCCCAAGGAGATTCCGGCGACCTTCGGCGATTGGCAGAAGTGGTTCGACGAGATGGTCGACAACCATCTGGTGGCAACCGATGTCGCCCACGACTACCTGCGAGTCATCCGCCATATCGCCCCGCCGACCTTCCTGCCGCGCGTGCTGGCGCCGCTGTGGCGGGCCGTCACCGCGCCGATCGGCCGCATGCAGTACTTCTGCACCGTCGGCACCACCCCGGAATCGGCCCGCCGCAAACTCGGTCTCACCTGGACCCCCGCCGATGAACGCAAACTCCGCGTACTCGGCTGGGTCATCGGCCGCACAGTACCGATGCTCCCCGAGCGGATCCGCTACTTCCCCATCGCCTACGAGGCCCGGCGTCTGGAACGCGACCGCGCCCGGCTGCGGAAGATGATCGACCTGCGCCCGCGCTGACGCGACGACGCGGCGCGGTGGTGCTTCGCCGCCGGGGCGCACGTGCTGAACAATGCAACGGTGACAGTTTCCTCTCTCGAGCGTGGTAACCGATGACCAGCACGCCCGCGGCGACCGGCGTAGACGACCGGACCGCCGAACGGCTGGCCGCGGCGCTGCGCTGTGCGACCGTCTCCTCCGACACCGGTCCCGCGTCCTGCGCGGCCGAGGCCGAGTTCGACAAGCTGGCCGCACATCTGGAGCAGTGCTTCCCGCTGGTGCACGCGGAGCTGGAGCTCACCCGTTTCGGCCACAGCCGCCTGTATCGCTGGGCGGGCGCCGAAACCGGCACGGCGGCGATTCTGCTGGCGCATCTGGACGTGGTGCCCGTGGACGACGAGCAGCGCTGGACCCATCCGCCGTTCGCGGGCGCGGTGGACGACGAGTTCGTGTGGGGTCGCGGCGCCATCGACGACAAGAGCCGGGTACTGGCGATCCTGGAAGCCGTCGAGGCGGCGCTGGCCGCGGGCCGCCGGCCGGACCGGACGATCTTTCTCGCCTTCGGCCACGACGAGGAGGCGCTCGGCTGCGAGGGCGCCGCCCGGATGGCCGCGCATCTGCGTTCGCTGCGGGTGCGGGCGGATCTGCTGATCGACGAGGGCGGCGTGGTGACCGACGGCAT from Nocardia wallacei carries:
- a CDS encoding oxygenase MpaB family protein, with protein sequence MTASVARIDRTASELPPRQPFRPGTKMWDETGLITFSLTAGSAFLLQTMEPTIAAVVDEHSTFRTDPMGRATRSLASVMMWIYGGEEALAEADRLRKMHATLNTVDAAGVQHKALSSGPWAWVLHTGTFAFTEGNRYFTRKPLTAAEKDEYYRETVQLMRNFSVPPKEIPATFGDWQKWFDEMVDNHLVATDVAHDYLRVIRHIAPPTFLPRVLAPLWRAVTAPIGRMQYFCTVGTTPESARRKLGLTWTPADERKLRVLGWVIGRTVPMLPERIRYFPIAYEARRLERDRARLRKMIDLRPR
- the glnA gene encoding type I glutamate--ammonia ligase, with translation MAFSTADEVIKYIKEEELEYVDVRFTDLPGVQQHFSIPAKAFTADLAEEGLAFDGSSVRGFQSIDESDMLLLPDFSTARVDPFRAAKTLNMNFFVHDPFTREAYSRDPRNVARKAEEYLRSTGIADTAYFGPEAEFYIFDSIRYDSAMNGSFYEIESVSGSWNTGAEFNPDGTLNRGYKVRNKGGYFPVAPYDHYVDLRDKISTNLQNAGFELERGHHEVGTAGQAEINYKFDTLLAAADDLQLFKYIVKNTAWAEGKTVTFMPKPLFGDNGSGMHVHQSLWKDGKPLFHDEAGYGGLSDLARHYIAGILHHAPSLLAFTNPTVNSYHRLVPGFEAPINLVYSQRNRSAAVRIPVTGNNPKAKRLEFRAPDSSGNPYLAFAAMMMAGLDGIKRKLEPAAPVDKDLYELPPEEAKNIPQAPTSLASVIDKLEEDHEYLTEGNVFTEDLIETWITIKREQEIAPVNLRPHPYEFELYFDV
- a CDS encoding TetR/AcrR family transcriptional regulator encodes the protein MTARTPRRADAQRNREAILRAARDLVIARGPQVGMDEIASAASVAVGTLYRHYPTKQDLIEAIVTELEARISASLDDAAARVRARESTALDEIVRLLHQVTVELREERLLRHTVTDHAGDALHRLRNNAAAAVARLIAAAHRDHSLYADVTVDDVILLLTTAPDDNATRATQSRWLTLARRALSPEPDQASGTQQ
- a CDS encoding RDD family protein, producing the protein MARITGSWLSGPDAADPDQPGAGEYPGELLGLPKDGAGSLVSLLRRIVALFVDWFIAMGIAAIIARGGSINTLTLLVWFVIGVVTVTLFGFTPGQYFLRLRVIRIDAEATVGFVRALARQVLLIFVVPALFTDSDGRGMHDRATGTALVRAR
- a CDS encoding oxidoreductase; the encoded protein is MWTEADMPDQRGRVAVVTGANTGIGYETARALAARGATVLLACRDPERAADAARRIRAAAPGATVETVRLDLGSLESVRTAAAEIRRHDRIDLLINNAGVTGLDGHTADGLEVQFGINHIGHFALTVLLLDLLAPGGRVVTVSSIGHRFGRFDETGKPCGISPYADSKLANLLFTYELDRRLRAAGRPVAALAAHPGGASTEVFRYSPPWFRIPNLAIAKLFGRTPAMGALPTLRAATDPTARGGEYYGPGGLFEIRGHPEVVQSAARSHDPRLQAALWTASANTTGAPGTPEPQPDSAGAP
- a CDS encoding DUF4191 domain-containing protein; translated protein: MAAGKGGKPSKEAKAAAKAARKQASKERRQQLWQAFNMQRKEDKLLLPLMLGAFLGIAVVLFVIGLFVHLQWFFLPVGLLLGALVAFIIFGRRVQRNVYAKAEGQAGAAAWVLDNLQGKWRVTQGVAATTQLDAVHRVIGLPGVILVAEGSPSRLKSLLAQEKKKTARLVGDTPIYDVVIGNEEGQVPLKGLQRYLTKLPRNIDTKRMDLIEGRLSALATRGGPALPKGPLPSGAKMRGMQRTIRRR